A section of the Rhizobium sp. SSA_523 genome encodes:
- a CDS encoding M3 family oligoendopeptidase translates to MFITRQTALAAPADSGASPAPSHAAPELGALPVWQLQDLYPAAESQAFRTDLDRSLDLARAFENRWKGRLAEAAAQSGDQGLGAAIADYEAISDLTGRIGSFAGLTYFSDTSNPANGKLWGDIQSKLTDLSAHLLFFTLELNRVDDALIEAALERDARAAHYAPWILDLRKDKPHQLDDRLEQLFLEKSMTSAAAFNRLFDETLADLRFEVDGEMLPLELTLNLLQEPEEAVRAKAAKALSATFKDNLRVFTLITNTLSKDKAISDRWRGFEDIADSRHLANRVERDVVDALAAAVREAYPRLSHRYYAMKARWLGMDVMNYWDRNAPLPDTPRALIPWETARETVLSAYGDFAPEMAAIARRFFDEKWIDAPARPGKAPGAFAHPTVPSAHPYVLVNYLGKPRDVMTLAHELGHGVHQVLASDQGALMCDTPLTLAETASVFGEMLTFRALLDKTVDKRERKAMLAQKVEDMINTVVRQIAFYEFERKLHTARKDGELTAEQIGALWLSVQGDSLGPAIRISEGYETWWAYIPHFIHSPFYVYAYAFGDCLVNSLYAVYQNAEEGFQQKYFELLKAGGTKHHSQLLAPFGLDATDPAFWSKGLSMIEGLIDELEALDREIGQPAS, encoded by the coding sequence ATGTTCATCACCAGGCAGACGGCGCTTGCCGCCCCGGCCGATTCAGGCGCATCGCCTGCGCCATCGCATGCCGCGCCGGAGCTTGGAGCCCTTCCCGTCTGGCAATTGCAGGATCTCTATCCCGCTGCCGAAAGCCAGGCCTTTCGGACCGATCTCGACCGCTCGCTCGACCTGGCCAGGGCTTTCGAAAACCGCTGGAAGGGCCGGCTGGCCGAGGCCGCGGCGCAATCGGGAGACCAGGGTCTGGGCGCGGCAATCGCCGACTATGAGGCGATCAGCGACCTCACCGGGCGGATCGGCTCGTTTGCCGGCCTCACCTATTTCTCCGATACGTCCAATCCCGCCAATGGCAAGCTGTGGGGCGACATCCAGTCGAAACTGACGGACCTCTCTGCGCATCTTCTGTTCTTCACGCTGGAACTGAACCGGGTGGATGACGCCCTGATCGAGGCGGCGCTTGAAAGGGATGCCCGGGCGGCGCATTACGCACCCTGGATCCTGGACCTGCGCAAGGACAAGCCGCACCAGCTGGATGACCGGCTGGAGCAGTTGTTCCTCGAAAAATCCATGACCAGCGCCGCCGCCTTCAACCGCCTGTTCGACGAGACGCTGGCCGATCTGCGCTTCGAGGTGGACGGCGAAATGCTGCCGCTGGAACTCACATTGAACCTGCTGCAGGAGCCGGAGGAAGCGGTGCGCGCCAAGGCGGCGAAGGCGCTTTCGGCGACGTTCAAGGACAATCTGCGCGTCTTCACGCTGATCACCAATACGCTTTCGAAGGACAAGGCTATTTCCGACCGCTGGCGCGGCTTCGAGGACATTGCCGATAGCCGCCACCTTGCCAACCGCGTGGAACGCGATGTCGTCGATGCCCTGGCCGCTGCCGTTCGCGAGGCCTATCCGCGTCTGTCGCATCGCTATTATGCGATGAAGGCCAGGTGGCTCGGCATGGACGTCATGAACTACTGGGATCGCAATGCCCCCCTGCCCGATACGCCGCGCGCCCTTATTCCCTGGGAAACGGCGCGTGAGACCGTGCTGTCGGCCTATGGCGACTTCGCCCCGGAAATGGCCGCCATCGCCCGCCGCTTCTTTGACGAAAAATGGATCGATGCCCCTGCCAGGCCCGGCAAGGCACCGGGCGCCTTCGCCCATCCGACCGTCCCCTCGGCGCATCCTTACGTGCTCGTCAACTATCTCGGCAAGCCGCGCGACGTGATGACACTCGCCCATGAGCTCGGCCATGGCGTGCATCAGGTGCTGGCGTCCGATCAGGGCGCCCTGATGTGCGACACGCCGCTGACCTTGGCCGAAACCGCCTCGGTCTTCGGCGAGATGCTGACCTTCCGTGCCCTTCTCGACAAGACGGTCGACAAGCGCGAGCGCAAGGCCATGCTGGCGCAGAAGGTGGAGGACATGATCAATACGGTCGTGCGCCAGATCGCTTTCTACGAATTCGAGCGCAAGCTGCACACGGCGCGCAAGGACGGTGAACTGACGGCAGAACAGATCGGCGCGCTGTGGCTGTCTGTGCAGGGCGACAGCCTGGGGCCGGCGATCCGGATTTCCGAGGGCTACGAGACCTGGTGGGCCTATATCCCGCATTTCATCCACTCGCCCTTCTACGTCTATGCCTATGCCTTTGGCGACTGCCTGGTAAACTCGCTCTATGCGGTCTACCAGAATGCCGAGGAGGGGTTTCAGCAGAAATATTTCGAGCTGCTGAAGGCCGGCGGCACCAAGCATCATTCGCAGCTGCTGGCGCCTTTCGGCCTCGACGCCACCGATCCGGCTTTCTGGAGCAAGGGCCTGTCGATGATCGAAGGGCTGATCGACGAGCTGGAAGCACTCGACCGGGAGATCGGCCAGCCCGCCTCCTGA
- a CDS encoding DUF3445 domain-containing protein produces the protein MSRPAYAPYATSFRPFTIGLAALDPRRLIEPDGTLRLYLDEKEEIARNHRHEIFRATEDSLAAQQECLDLILAHLEQYHRDTHRRRGDVMEVAGRRVELCDPSLPPLMRAGFLVQDDLVLMRRRQAGWSITAAHLSFPSSWRLAEKFDRPMEEVHATVPGFAGGTRNAAMINRIFDNLAVDRPAVRFNWSINWKQKLFHPESGQDEGATPQDAVVRVERQTLSRLPVSGDLLFTIRIYLDPVAGLSTSDDAGELMHALADQLDLLTPEQAGYKSLGARRGALIATLRAEAERLGFSTRTATGLSF, from the coding sequence ATGAGCAGGCCGGCCTACGCGCCCTATGCCACCAGCTTCCGCCCGTTCACGATCGGCCTTGCGGCGCTCGATCCGCGGCGGCTGATCGAACCGGACGGGACGCTTCGCCTCTATCTCGACGAAAAGGAGGAGATCGCACGCAATCACCGTCACGAAATCTTCCGGGCAACAGAAGACAGTCTCGCCGCGCAACAGGAATGCCTTGACCTGATCCTTGCCCATCTGGAGCAGTATCATCGCGATACCCATCGCCGCAGGGGCGATGTCATGGAGGTTGCCGGGCGCCGGGTTGAGCTTTGCGATCCTTCGCTGCCGCCGCTGATGCGGGCCGGCTTTCTCGTGCAGGACGATCTTGTCCTCATGCGCCGGCGGCAGGCGGGCTGGTCGATCACGGCCGCGCATCTCTCCTTTCCCTCCTCCTGGCGGCTGGCGGAGAAATTCGACCGGCCGATGGAAGAGGTGCATGCGACGGTTCCCGGCTTCGCGGGCGGCACGCGCAATGCGGCCATGATCAACCGGATCTTCGACAATCTCGCCGTGGACAGGCCGGCGGTCCGCTTCAACTGGTCGATCAACTGGAAGCAGAAGCTCTTCCACCCCGAAAGCGGCCAGGATGAGGGCGCAACGCCGCAGGACGCCGTCGTGCGGGTCGAGCGGCAGACCCTTTCGCGCCTGCCGGTATCCGGCGATCTGCTGTTCACCATCCGCATCTATCTCGACCCGGTGGCGGGCCTCAGCACGAGCGACGATGCCGGCGAACTGATGCATGCGCTGGCCGATCAGCTTGATCTGCTGACGCCCGAGCAGGCTGGATACAAGAGCCTGGGGGCCCGGCGCGGCGCCTTGATCGCGACGCTTCGGGCAGAAGCGGAAAGACTGGGTTTCTCCACAAGAACTGCCACAGGACTGTCGTTTTGA
- a CDS encoding aminotransferase class IV family protein has protein sequence MLIETLRWEPDHGFLRLDQHLRRLNRSADALGFRQPDDAKEQLAAAVFGDRPLRMRLTMNYRGRIELAATEFEAEPQDRVWRVRIARQRLRSDDTLFRHKTTRREPYDAARAEFDRAEADEVLLLNERGEVCEGTITNLFVEAADGILLTPPLSCGLLPGVLRAELIREGRARSQVLMPEDLREAKIFVGNSLRGLIPARLVEP, from the coding sequence CTGCTCATCGAGACCCTGCGCTGGGAGCCGGATCATGGTTTTCTGCGGCTGGACCAGCATCTGCGCCGGCTGAACCGCTCGGCGGACGCGCTTGGTTTCCGCCAGCCGGACGATGCGAAGGAGCAATTGGCCGCAGCCGTCTTCGGCGACAGGCCGCTGCGCATGCGGCTGACGATGAATTATCGCGGCCGGATCGAGCTTGCCGCGACCGAATTCGAGGCCGAGCCGCAGGATCGCGTCTGGAGGGTGAGGATCGCCAGACAAAGGCTCCGCTCGGACGACACGCTGTTCCGCCACAAGACGACGAGGCGCGAACCCTATGATGCCGCCCGCGCCGAGTTCGACCGGGCGGAGGCCGACGAAGTCCTCCTGCTCAACGAGCGCGGCGAAGTGTGCGAGGGCACGATCACCAATCTCTTCGTCGAGGCGGCGGACGGCATCCTGCTCACCCCGCCGCTGTCCTGCGGCCTTCTGCCGGGCGTGTTGCGCGCCGAACTCATCCGGGAGGGTCGGGCAAGGTCGCAGGTCCTCATGCCCGAGGATCTGCGCGAGGCAAAGATCTTCGTCGGCAATTCGCTGCGCGGCCTGATTCCGGCCCGTCTGGTGGAGCCATGA
- a CDS encoding homospermidine synthase, translating to MTDNAHPVHGEITGPIVMIGFGSIGRGTLPLIERHFKFDKSRMVVIDPRDDDKAILEEHGVKFIQAHVTKDNYKHLLKPLLTEGEGQGFCVNLSVDTGSLDLIKFCRKLDVLYIDTVVEPWLGFYFDKTMKNAERTNYALRETVRSEKRKNPGGTTAVSCCGANPGMVSWFVKQALVNVAKDVGLDVEEPAQDDRDGWAKLMKKVGVKGIHIAERDTQRAKNPKPLNVFWNTWSVEGFISEGLQPSELGWGTHEKWMPKNAKKHKKGNKAAIYLEQPGANTRVRTWCPTPGPQYGFLVTHNESISIADYFTVEKDGEPVYRPTCHYAYHPANDAVLSLHEMFGNGGTAQPVLHVLDENELVDGVDELGVLLYGHDKNAYWYGSRLSLEETRKLAPYQNATGLQVTSAVLAGMVWALENPKAGIVEADEMDYRRCLEVQSPYLGPVEGHYTDWTPLDGRPGLFPEDLDEKDPWQFRNILVRV from the coding sequence ATGACAGACAACGCCCATCCGGTTCATGGCGAAATCACCGGGCCCATCGTGATGATCGGCTTCGGCTCGATCGGCCGCGGCACGCTGCCGTTGATCGAACGGCATTTCAAATTCGACAAGAGCCGGATGGTGGTGATCGATCCGCGGGACGACGACAAGGCGATCCTGGAAGAGCACGGCGTGAAATTCATCCAGGCCCATGTCACCAAGGATAATTACAAGCATCTGCTGAAGCCGCTGCTGACCGAAGGCGAGGGCCAGGGCTTCTGCGTCAATCTCTCCGTCGATACCGGCTCGCTGGATCTCATCAAGTTCTGCCGCAAGCTCGACGTCCTGTATATCGATACGGTGGTCGAACCCTGGCTCGGCTTCTATTTCGACAAGACGATGAAGAATGCGGAGCGCACGAATTATGCGCTGCGCGAAACCGTGCGCAGCGAAAAGCGGAAGAATCCGGGCGGCACGACGGCCGTCTCCTGCTGCGGCGCCAATCCCGGCATGGTCTCCTGGTTCGTCAAGCAGGCGCTGGTCAATGTCGCCAAGGATGTCGGTCTCGACGTCGAGGAACCGGCCCAGGACGACCGGGACGGCTGGGCCAAGCTCATGAAGAAGGTGGGCGTGAAGGGCATCCACATTGCCGAACGCGACACGCAGCGGGCCAAGAACCCGAAGCCGCTCAACGTCTTCTGGAACACCTGGTCGGTGGAAGGCTTCATTTCCGAAGGCCTGCAGCCCTCCGAGCTCGGCTGGGGCACGCATGAGAAGTGGATGCCGAAAAACGCCAAGAAGCACAAGAAGGGCAACAAGGCGGCCATCTATCTCGAGCAGCCCGGCGCCAATACCCGCGTGCGCACCTGGTGCCCGACGCCCGGCCCGCAATACGGCTTCCTCGTGACGCATAATGAATCGATCTCGATCGCCGATTACTTCACCGTGGAAAAGGATGGCGAGCCCGTCTACCGTCCGACCTGCCATTATGCCTATCATCCGGCCAATGATGCGGTGCTTTCCCTGCACGAAATGTTCGGCAATGGCGGGACGGCCCAGCCGGTTCTGCATGTTCTCGACGAGAACGAGCTGGTGGACGGCGTCGATGAACTCGGCGTGCTGCTCTACGGCCACGACAAGAACGCCTACTGGTATGGCTCGCGCCTGTCCCTGGAGGAAACCCGCAAGCTGGCGCCTTACCAGAACGCAACGGGCCTGCAGGTAACCTCGGCCGTTCTCGCCGGCATGGTCTGGGCGCTGGAAAACCCGAAAGCCGGCATCGTGGAAGCCGACGAGATGGATTACCGCCGTTGCCTCGAAGTGCAGTCGCCCTATCTCGGCCCGGTCGAAGGCCATTACACCGATTGGACGCCGCTCGACGGCCGCCCCGGCCTCTTCCCCGAGGATCTCGACGAGAAGGATCCCTGGCAGTTCCGCAACATCCTCGTGCGCGTCTGA